TCCAGGAAGGCGCGCGGGAAGCGGGCGCGCAGCAGGGGCGCGCCCATCGCCGGCGCGGAGGCGAACAGCTCATCGACGAAACTGTCCTCGGACTTGCGCAGGGCCAGCGGGTCGAGCCGTGACGCCTCGACGAATTCCGGCGGGTAGTCCGATCCGCTGTGCGGCGAGGCGAAGACCGCCGCCGCGGTCTGCTGCACCGGCTCCAGCACGTCGAAGGCCGGCGAATGCAGCCAGCCTCCCTTGTAAATTTCTTCCGGTGCGGACGGTTCGGACGGCGCGGGCGGGAAAGATATTTCCATGATGGCTCCGGGTTTACCCGATGCGGCGGAGCCTGTCACCGCCCGATGGCGTCGTAGGGGCCGCGTGTTGCCGTCCGGCCCCGGGCGGCGCGACATCCCTGGCCGCTGCGCATCCGGCCAGGACCTTGCATGGCCTGGCCAAGTGCGCGATATACCCGCCTTCATCCGGATCCGCCGCCACCTCCCTGGGGGTCGGGGGCAGCGGGCAAAGGGCGCGTAGCTCAGCGGGAGAGCACTACGTTGACATCGTAGGGGTCGCTGGTTCAATCCCAGCCGCGCCCACCATCCTTCGAGTCGGGGCTTCGAGACGGGGCTTCGAGACGCGGTCTTGCAGACCGCTCCTCAGCCCCCCTCAGGATGAAGAGATTTGTTGGCTCAACAAATTCAGCTTCATCCTGAGGAGGCGAAGGCGAACGCCTGAGCCGTCTCGAAGGGTTTCATCCTGAGGAGGCCATTGAGGAGGCGCCCCTCGGCTTCGCTCGGGACAGGCTCCACGCCGTCGCGAAATGGTCGTCTCGAAGGGCGCCGTTCAGCCGTTCAGCGTCCCGGCGTGGTAGGCGACATGGTCGCCCATGAAGGTCTGGACGAAGAAATAGCCGTGGTCGTAGCCCTGCTGCATGCGCAGGGTGACCGGCTGGCCCGCCGCCGCGCAGGCCGCCTGAAAGGCGTCGATCTTCATCGCGCCCGTCTTGAAGAACTCGTCCTCGTCGCCCTGGTCAATCAGGATCGGCGCGCAGTTGTGCCCTTCCTTCACCAGTTCCGTCGCATCGTATTCGCGCCAAGCGTCGCGGTCCGGGCCCAGATAGGCGCCGAAAATCTTCTCGCCCAAACCGGTTTCGGTCGGCGCGCAGATCGGCGCGAGCACGGAAACCGATTTGTAATGGTCCGGATTGCGCAGGGCGACGACCAGCGTGCCGTGGCCGCCCATCGAATGGCCGAACAGGCCGCGGCGGCTCATGTCGGCCGGCAGGTTCGCGCCGACGACGTCCGGCAGTTCCTCGACGACATAATCGTACATCCGGTAGTGGCCGGCCCAGGGGTCCTCGGTGGCGTTGACATAGAAGCCGGCGCCGGTGCCGAGATCCCAGGCCTCGTCGTCGGGCACCGCCTCGCCGCGCGGGCTGGTGTCCGGCGCAACGACCAGCAGGCCGTGTTCTGCCGCATGGCGCTGGACCGCCGCCTTCACGGTGAAATTCTCCTCCGTGCAGGTCAGGCCCGACAGATACGTCAATACCGGCACCGGCCCGTCCGCCGCCTGGGGCGGCACATAGGCGGAGAACTGCATCCGGCACCGCGTCGTCCGCGCCTCGTGGGCGTAGACATATTGCGTGCCGCCGAAACATTTGCTGGCGCTGACGGTTTCGAGAGACATGGTCGGGGCTTTCGGTGGAAGGGCGTTGCGCCCTGTCATGGCACAGGGCGCAGCCGCGATGCCAGCGGCTCCGGGCCGCAGGCGTCCTTCGAGACGAGGTTTCGAGACGCGATCCTGACGGATCGCTCCTCAACCTCTCCTCAGGATGAAGCTGTATTGGTGAAGCAAACACACCCCTTCATCCTGAGGAGGCGAAGGCGAACGCCTGAGCCGTCTCGAAGGAGGCGCCCTACGGCCCCGGTGCGCTGCCTTGCCGGTTGGCGATCAGGATGCCGCCGACGATCAGCGCCGTGCCGGCCAGATGGTAGAAGGCGATCTCCTCGGACAGGATGGCTACGGCAAAGGCGGCGCCGAACACCGGAATCAGGTAGAGGAAAAGGCTGCCGCCGGCGGCGCCGACCCGGCGGATGCCGAAATTCCACAA
The genomic region above belongs to Rhodospirillaceae bacterium and contains:
- the fghA gene encoding S-formylglutathione hydrolase, which codes for MSLETVSASKCFGGTQYVYAHEARTTRCRMQFSAYVPPQAADGPVPVLTYLSGLTCTEENFTVKAAVQRHAAEHGLLVVAPDTSPRGEAVPDDEAWDLGTGAGFYVNATEDPWAGHYRMYDYVVEELPDVVGANLPADMSRRGLFGHSMGGHGTLVVALRNPDHYKSVSVLAPICAPTETGLGEKIFGAYLGPDRDAWREYDATELVKEGHNCAPILIDQGDEDEFFKTGAMKIDAFQAACAAAGQPVTLRMQQGYDHGYFFVQTFMGDHVAYHAGTLNG